One window of Candidatus Marinarcus aquaticus genomic DNA carries:
- the metE gene encoding 5-methyltetrahydropteroyltriglutamate--homocysteine S-methyltransferase, with protein sequence MSNKSYVVGFPRIGEQRELKKVLEKYWSKECSFEEVNECAKELRKRHWNYQKNAEIGHISCNDFSLYDNMLDTAIMLNAVPKRFQHLSNQEQYFAMARGNKEYVAMQMTKWFNTNYHYIVPELSLDDEYRLNASKIINEYQEAKALGINPKINIIGPLTFLGLSKRIDNEDRFELFGKILAVYKELLTTLSKLDSNIIVQIDEPFLVKDNSSAVLSLIKPAYDALCSVASNLKLIVTTYFEHSNEATKILVNTPIYGLGLDFLYGEKNLDVLQIIALSGKKLIAGVIDGRNIWKCDLEKSHVLLECIANSVPKENIIVSTSCSLLHTPFTLKYEKTMKAEIKNWLAYAVEKLDEVALLNDYFHEGYTHLSSEQKEAFQNNQKANELRKSSPLIHDKNVQNRLTSFTKTKRDGEFKERIVLQKKRLQYNDLATTTIGSFPQTPEVRQARRDFKNKLISQETYEQKMKTYIDDCVAFQEECGLDVLVHGEPERNDMVEYFGEQLNGFGFSQNGWVQSYGSRCVKPPFIYGDVSRPKAMTVEWITYAQQQTNKIMKGMLTGPVTILNWSFVRNDLPREQVSQQIAVALSDEVDDLQQAGIQIIQVDEAAFKEGYPLRKANIKTYEQWAVRDFKISVSSAKKETQIHTHMCYSQFNDIIQTIEAMDADVISIETARSGNELLKIFKKVGYKQEVGPGVYDIHSPRIPSVDEIVTQIDALLEVLPKEQLWINPDCGLKTRKWEEVKPSLQNMVKAVEIIRKRG encoded by the coding sequence ATGTCAAACAAAAGTTATGTTGTTGGTTTTCCGCGAATTGGAGAACAACGAGAATTAAAAAAAGTTTTGGAGAAATATTGGTCAAAAGAGTGCTCTTTTGAAGAGGTCAATGAGTGTGCAAAAGAGTTGCGTAAGCGACATTGGAACTATCAAAAAAATGCAGAAATAGGCCATATCAGTTGTAATGATTTCTCTTTATATGACAATATGCTCGATACTGCCATCATGCTCAATGCTGTACCAAAACGTTTTCAACACTTATCCAACCAAGAGCAATATTTTGCAATGGCCAGAGGAAATAAAGAGTATGTGGCAATGCAAATGACCAAATGGTTTAATACCAACTATCACTATATCGTACCTGAATTAAGTCTTGATGATGAATATAGACTCAATGCTTCAAAAATCATCAATGAATACCAAGAAGCAAAGGCATTAGGTATCAACCCAAAAATCAATATCATTGGACCATTGACTTTTCTTGGACTCTCCAAAAGAATTGATAATGAAGACAGATTTGAACTCTTTGGAAAGATTCTTGCTGTTTATAAAGAGCTATTGACAACACTTTCCAAACTCGATTCAAACATCATTGTTCAAATAGATGAACCTTTTTTAGTAAAAGACAACAGTTCTGCTGTTTTGAGTTTAATCAAACCCGCTTATGATGCGTTGTGCAGTGTTGCATCAAATCTTAAACTCATTGTTACCACCTATTTTGAACACTCAAATGAAGCCACTAAAATTTTAGTCAATACTCCTATTTATGGATTAGGCTTAGACTTTTTATATGGAGAAAAAAACTTAGATGTTCTGCAAATCATTGCTTTAAGTGGTAAAAAACTGATTGCTGGTGTTATTGACGGTCGCAATATTTGGAAATGTGATTTAGAGAAGAGTCATGTACTTTTAGAGTGTATTGCTAATAGCGTCCCTAAAGAGAACATTATAGTGTCTACTTCATGCTCACTGCTGCATACACCGTTTACATTAAAATATGAAAAAACCATGAAGGCAGAAATCAAAAATTGGCTTGCTTATGCCGTTGAAAAGCTTGATGAAGTGGCACTGCTAAATGACTACTTTCATGAAGGTTACACCCATTTAAGCTCGGAACAAAAAGAGGCATTTCAAAACAACCAAAAAGCAAATGAGTTGAGAAAAAGTTCTCCTTTAATCCATGATAAAAATGTTCAAAACCGTTTAACTTCATTTACAAAAACAAAACGAGACGGTGAGTTTAAAGAGCGTATTGTCCTGCAAAAAAAGAGACTTCAATACAACGATTTAGCTACCACAACCATTGGTTCATTTCCTCAAACTCCAGAAGTACGTCAAGCTCGACGCGATTTTAAGAACAAATTAATTTCACAAGAGACTTACGAACAGAAAATGAAAACCTACATTGATGATTGCGTGGCATTTCAAGAGGAGTGTGGACTTGACGTACTTGTCCATGGAGAACCCGAAAGAAATGACATGGTTGAATATTTTGGAGAGCAACTCAATGGTTTTGGCTTTTCTCAAAACGGATGGGTTCAAAGTTATGGAAGCAGATGTGTAAAACCTCCCTTTATTTATGGCGATGTCAGCCGTCCAAAAGCGATGACCGTTGAATGGATTACGTATGCCCAACAACAAACCAACAAGATTATGAAAGGGATGTTAACAGGTCCAGTAACCATTCTCAATTGGTCATTTGTACGAAATGACTTACCTCGTGAACAAGTCTCTCAACAAATTGCTGTTGCTTTAAGTGATGAAGTGGATGATTTACAACAAGCAGGGATTCAAATCATTCAAGTCGATGAAGCGGCATTTAAAGAGGGTTACCCTTTACGCAAAGCCAATATTAAAACCTATGAACAGTGGGCTGTGCGAGACTTCAAAATCAGCGTCAGCAGTGCAAAAAAAGAGACTCAGATCCATACACACATGTGTTACAGTCAATTCAATGATATTATCCAAACCATTGAAGCAATGGATGCAGATGTGATTTCAATAGAGACTGCACGAAGCGGCAATGAGTTACTGAAAATATTTAAAAAAGTGGGCTATAAACAAGAAGTGGGACCAGGTGTTTATGATATTCACTCGCCACGTATTCCAAGCGTCGATGAAATTGTAACTCAAATTGATGCACTGTTAGAAGTTTTACCCAAAGAACAACTGTGGATCAACCCCGATTGCGGACTTAAAACTAGAAAATGGGAAGAGGTAAAACCCAGTTTACAAAATATGGTTAAAGCCGTCGAAATCATAAGAAAGAGAGGATAA
- the ilvA gene encoding threonine ammonia-lyase, with the protein MITLNEIKQAKTRLDEVIQATPLTFAPNLSKEVGAQIFLKKENLQLTGSFKLRGAFNKVASLTQEQRDAGVVAASAGNHAQGLAFSAQYFGCEATIFMPEATPLTKVRGVQMYNANVVLKGENYDEAYAAAMSYTKENNKVFVHPFADNDVIAGQGTIALDILNEMNDFDVLVVPIGGGGLISGTAIAAKAMNPKIKIVGVVASGARAMRESYEAKKAIDSMAVKTIADGIAVRDVTPKMLNYVLEYVDQIVEVGDNEIANAILFLLERQKLVVEGAGAVSVAAIMHKKFDFKDKKVVAILSGGNIDVTMLSLIIEKGLVKSNRKMNLIVTLIDKPGSLKHLTEIFQACDANIVQIDYDRNSVKLDFGEANVTIALETKGEEHQCNIREQLSQNGYKFKEI; encoded by the coding sequence ATGATCACACTAAACGAAATAAAACAAGCAAAAACAAGACTTGATGAAGTCATTCAAGCCACTCCATTGACCTTTGCACCCAATTTAAGCAAAGAAGTGGGGGCTCAAATTTTTTTAAAAAAAGAGAATCTGCAACTTACTGGAAGTTTTAAACTGCGAGGAGCATTTAACAAAGTGGCTTCGTTAACACAAGAGCAAAGAGATGCCGGTGTGGTTGCTGCAAGTGCAGGAAACCACGCGCAAGGGTTGGCTTTTTCAGCACAATATTTTGGGTGCGAAGCCACTATTTTTATGCCTGAAGCAACCCCTTTAACAAAAGTGCGTGGCGTACAGATGTACAATGCCAATGTTGTACTCAAAGGTGAAAACTACGATGAAGCATACGCTGCAGCCATGTCGTACACCAAAGAGAACAATAAAGTTTTTGTTCACCCTTTTGCAGACAATGATGTCATAGCAGGTCAAGGCACCATTGCACTTGATATTTTAAATGAAATGAATGACTTTGATGTATTGGTGGTGCCTATTGGTGGCGGAGGTTTAATCTCTGGAACAGCCATTGCAGCTAAAGCAATGAACCCAAAAATTAAGATTGTAGGAGTGGTTGCAAGTGGCGCTCGAGCTATGAGAGAGTCGTATGAAGCTAAAAAAGCAATTGACTCAATGGCCGTTAAAACGATTGCAGATGGAATTGCTGTTCGTGATGTAACACCAAAGATGCTCAACTATGTTTTAGAGTATGTGGATCAAATTGTAGAAGTAGGCGATAATGAGATTGCCAATGCGATTTTATTTCTACTTGAACGTCAAAAGCTGGTCGTAGAAGGAGCTGGTGCTGTCTCAGTTGCAGCTATTATGCATAAAAAGTTTGATTTTAAAGATAAAAAAGTAGTGGCCATATTAAGTGGAGGGAACATTGATGTTACGATGTTATCACTTATCATTGAAAAAGGTTTGGTCAAATCAAATCGAAAAATGAACTTGATTGTGACACTCATAGATAAACCCGGATCATTGAAACACTTAACGGAAATTTTCCAAGCATGTGATGCAAATATTGTTCAAATAGATTATGACCGAAACTCAGTGAAACTCGATTTTGGAGAGGCGAATGTGACCATTGCCCTTGAAACCAAGGGAGAAGAGCACCAATGTAACATAAGGGAACAACTCAGCCAAAATGGCTATAAATTCAAAGAAATATAA
- a CDS encoding F0F1 ATP synthase subunit A produces the protein MEGRLFTFLGAIGGHGQEWIILSHFILVCAIIFLIARAATRKMQLVPTGSQNVMEAFVGGIVAMGADTMGEQNARRYLPLIGTLALVIFVSNMIGVIPGFEAPTSNINFTLSLALIVFIYYNYVGIKLNGFFNYFKHFMGPMPVLAPLMFPIEIISHLSRIVSLSFRLFGSIRGDDMFLMVLLMLVPWLLPLPGFFLLTAFGFLQAFIFSILTYVYIAGSVMMAEEDHH, from the coding sequence ATGGAAGGTAGATTATTTACGTTCTTGGGTGCTATTGGTGGGCACGGACAAGAATGGATTATCTTATCGCACTTTATATTAGTCTGTGCGATAATTTTTTTAATTGCACGTGCTGCTACACGAAAAATGCAGTTGGTGCCAACTGGGTCACAAAACGTAATGGAAGCATTCGTTGGTGGTATTGTAGCTATGGGTGCAGATACAATGGGTGAGCAAAATGCTCGAAGATATTTACCATTAATCGGTACATTGGCATTGGTAATTTTTGTAAGTAACATGATTGGAGTTATTCCAGGATTTGAAGCACCTACAAGTAACATTAATTTTACTCTGTCATTAGCGTTAATCGTATTTATTTACTATAACTATGTGGGTATTAAACTGAATGGTTTTTTCAATTACTTTAAACACTTCATGGGACCTATGCCTGTTTTAGCTCCTTTAATGTTTCCAATTGAGATTATTTCACACTTATCAAGAATCGTATCTTTATCTTTCCGGCTTTTCGGATCAATTAGAGGGGATGATATGTTCTTAATGGTACTTTTAATGTTAGTACCTTGGTTATTACCATTACCTGGTTTCTTCTTATTAACAGCGTTTGGTTTCTTACAAGCGTTTATTTTCTCTATCTTAACATACGTATATATTGCAGGTTCTGTTATGATGGCTGAAGAGGATCATCACTAA
- a CDS encoding thiamine phosphate synthase, giving the protein MSSNFIHYLISDPQYYGSTPKSISQKLNEVFKQHRVDFACFRDKQSSDFEILAQAFIDTCHQNNISKIILNNELGVAIKLKAYGVHLTSQQFHLIPKAKKAGLYTIISCHNEKEIQKAIELNADTITYSPIFDTPNKGAAKGVTHLKAVCKKYDIDVIALGGITNKNHVEMIQQSLAKGFASIRYFV; this is encoded by the coding sequence GTGTCTTCAAACTTTATTCACTATCTTATCTCTGACCCACAATATTATGGTTCAACTCCTAAAAGTATCTCACAAAAACTCAATGAAGTATTTAAGCAACACCGTGTTGATTTTGCCTGTTTTCGAGATAAACAAAGTAGTGACTTTGAAATTTTAGCCCAAGCTTTTATAGACACCTGCCATCAAAACAATATTTCAAAAATCATACTCAACAATGAACTGGGTGTTGCCATTAAGCTTAAAGCGTATGGAGTACACCTGACCAGCCAACAATTTCATCTGATTCCTAAAGCCAAAAAAGCGGGGCTTTACACCATCATATCTTGCCACAATGAAAAAGAGATACAAAAAGCCATAGAATTAAACGCTGATACTATTACTTATTCTCCCATCTTTGATACTCCCAATAAAGGTGCAGCAAAAGGAGTAACTCACTTAAAGGCTGTTTGTAAAAAGTATGACATTGATGTGATTGCTTTAGGTGGGATAACGAATAAAAACCATGTAGAAATGATACAACAGAGCTTGGCAAAAGGGTTTGCTTCTATACGTTATTTTGTATAA
- a CDS encoding RecB-like helicase, whose product MKNYLALKASAGSGKTFALTVRYITLLLFDAKPNEILTLTFTNKAANEMSERIYHTLLSLGDDEAYLNAIIEQSGKSKSEILSLKPKLLNTYLNSELAIYTIDKFINKILREFCGYLGINDDFDIKEDNTDELSLKFLQSLDLKSFDRFVEFFLYENKKFNSLFDMFKNLIEHNETFQTIEIEQGLIDVQKEQVLKYAFKMKEFIVNSNASNSGKNSVEFDDFETLLKKGKTWLTKESVYDFSYFKKVANETLESYFQALKIELKNYYKLRSTYSLNHLLELYQRFYEFRKGYLKNKNYLEFNDISNLVYELLGHTIDKDFLYFRLDSKFSHLLIDEFQDTSLLQYRILEPIIQEIVSGDVGEFKTFFYVGDTKQSIYRFRGGKRELFDYVSTQNSLVEVEALHTNYRSCETIVNYVNELFLQLPNYEYYEQHSIKKGGFVKVLEDEALQEEEPFKNVAKIIAELLKQGVHPNDIAVLTYTNSDVLALYTYLTQKFTEIKITTEMTSRLINQENVKAVINAIKYLYFNEEIYKENCHAILGLPPLKPMNLNIDLIHNNLRHIVKYVATQLDVMDENVIKLIELCGHYEHIVDFVYEIDHLDATMVNKEQSGIQILTIFKSKGLEFDTVLLLDRVKRKNSDKSTLLFEYDEVNLKNVYYKIASLEEHDEHYKEALEKEKRLSFEDEINILYVALTRAKHNLFVFKKPKSSVFDLLNMQPMSKGNLVIKEIKATQAPKIQKVNYIPLQLGKQEAPIAQNKKSEHYSLHSKYFGLATHYCLEMMHEFSLTSLSHAMQVTKSQYGNYLNSTDFVQIEQRIQKLLENDLFMDMVKESNFSKEQAIVYKDEVKIIDLLVEKEEAYIIFDYKTTKDELHEHVQQVTQYKKAIQNITQCSSIKGYILYLNETDTKVKAV is encoded by the coding sequence ATGAAAAACTATTTAGCTTTAAAGGCCAGTGCAGGGAGTGGAAAGACCTTTGCCCTAACGGTCCGATATATCACTTTACTGCTGTTTGATGCCAAACCCAATGAGATTTTAACGCTGACGTTTACCAATAAAGCGGCCAATGAGATGAGTGAACGAATCTATCACACATTGTTGAGTTTAGGGGATGATGAAGCCTATTTAAATGCCATCATTGAACAATCAGGAAAAAGTAAAAGTGAAATTCTCTCACTTAAACCCAAACTTTTAAATACCTATTTGAATTCTGAATTAGCCATTTACACCATCGATAAATTCATCAATAAAATTTTGCGTGAATTTTGTGGTTATTTGGGCATCAATGATGACTTTGACATCAAAGAAGACAACACCGATGAATTGAGTTTGAAGTTTTTACAATCTCTGGATTTAAAAAGCTTTGATCGTTTTGTAGAGTTTTTTTTATATGAAAATAAGAAGTTTAACTCTTTGTTTGATATGTTTAAAAACCTCATTGAACACAATGAGACCTTTCAAACCATTGAAATAGAGCAGGGTCTGATTGATGTTCAAAAAGAACAAGTGCTTAAATATGCCTTTAAAATGAAAGAGTTTATTGTAAATTCCAATGCTTCTAACAGTGGGAAAAACAGTGTTGAGTTTGATGACTTTGAAACACTTTTAAAAAAAGGGAAAACATGGCTGACCAAAGAGAGTGTCTATGACTTCTCTTACTTTAAGAAAGTCGCCAATGAGACTTTGGAGAGTTATTTCCAAGCATTAAAAATAGAGTTGAAAAACTACTATAAATTGCGTTCGACGTACTCATTGAACCATCTTTTAGAGTTGTACCAACGTTTTTATGAGTTTAGAAAAGGGTATTTAAAAAATAAAAACTATCTGGAGTTTAATGATATCTCTAATTTGGTTTATGAACTCTTAGGTCATACCATTGACAAAGACTTCTTATATTTCAGACTGGACAGTAAGTTTTCACATCTTTTGATTGATGAGTTTCAAGACACCTCTTTATTGCAATACAGAATCTTAGAACCCATTATTCAAGAGATTGTATCGGGGGATGTGGGCGAGTTTAAAACCTTCTTTTATGTGGGGGATACCAAACAGTCTATTTACAGATTCCGTGGGGGTAAACGAGAGCTGTTTGATTATGTCTCTACTCAAAACTCATTAGTGGAAGTTGAAGCTTTGCATACCAACTATCGAAGTTGTGAAACCATCGTCAACTATGTCAATGAACTCTTTTTACAACTGCCAAACTATGAATACTATGAACAACACTCGATTAAAAAGGGAGGTTTTGTCAAGGTGTTAGAAGATGAGGCTTTACAAGAAGAGGAGCCTTTTAAAAACGTTGCAAAAATCATTGCAGAACTTTTAAAGCAAGGGGTACATCCCAATGACATTGCTGTTTTAACCTATACCAACTCGGATGTATTGGCACTGTATACCTACTTAACACAAAAGTTTACCGAAATTAAAATTACCACAGAGATGACCTCTCGACTCATCAATCAAGAGAATGTCAAAGCAGTGATTAATGCCATTAAATATCTTTACTTTAATGAAGAGATATATAAAGAGAATTGTCATGCGATTTTGGGTCTGCCACCACTTAAACCAATGAATTTAAATATTGACTTGATTCATAATAATCTTCGCCATATTGTAAAGTACGTCGCCACACAACTGGATGTGATGGATGAAAATGTCATTAAGTTAATAGAACTTTGTGGTCATTATGAACACATTGTTGATTTTGTTTATGAGATTGACCACTTAGATGCCACGATGGTCAATAAAGAGCAATCAGGAATTCAAATTTTGACCATTTTTAAATCCAAAGGTTTGGAGTTTGACACGGTACTGTTGCTTGACAGAGTCAAACGAAAAAACAGTGATAAATCAACACTTCTGTTTGAATATGATGAAGTCAATTTAAAAAATGTCTACTATAAAATTGCCTCTTTAGAAGAGCATGATGAACATTACAAAGAGGCATTAGAAAAAGAGAAACGTCTCTCTTTTGAAGATGAAATCAACATTTTGTATGTGGCCCTCACTCGTGCAAAACACAATCTGTTTGTTTTTAAAAAACCAAAAAGTTCTGTGTTTGATTTACTCAACATGCAACCTATGAGCAAAGGAAACTTGGTTATTAAAGAGATCAAAGCAACCCAAGCACCAAAAATACAAAAAGTCAATTATATTCCTCTTCAATTAGGAAAACAAGAAGCACCGATTGCACAAAATAAAAAAAGTGAACACTACTCTTTACACTCTAAATATTTTGGATTGGCCACACACTACTGTTTAGAGATGATGCATGAGTTCTCTTTAACAAGTCTGTCTCACGCCATGCAAGTGACCAAAAGTCAGTACGGGAACTATTTAAACAGCACGGACTTTGTCCAAATTGAACAACGAATTCAAAAGCTTTTAGAAAATGACTTGTTTATGGATATGGTCAAAGAGAGCAACTTCTCAAAAGAGCAAGCCATTGTTTATAAAGATGAGGTCAAAATCATTGATTTATTGGTTGAAAAAGAAGAAGCATATATCATCTTTGATTACAAAACAACCAAAGATGAACTGCATGAACATGTTCAGCAAGTAACACAGTATAAAAAAGCGATTCAAAATATTACACAATGCAGCAGTATAAAAGGGTATATTCTTTATTTAAATGAAACAGATACCAAAGTTAAAGCGGTTTAA
- a CDS encoding GGDEF domain-containing protein — MDTSKKISLLLIAIMSFLFILIIANVIYNFRGYGLASIEKKARVVAEIVKHSLTSHMINGVMDNRKIFLEQIEDLENIDEIWLVRSPTVIEQYGKGFNGETMRDTIDQKVLETAKEQKVINERLFGGSSFRITIPYISSSEGEINCVSCHNSKDGDVLGAISISMSMDDIKEVGINTITNTAIIALILMAIILVFINRVINPFLIIFDAIKRVMKRAQEGDYTQRIESTNSKEGKDVSKWINSFLDKLENTLQDIQKEISVFLTNKKAVVEDPLINVNHAVSNLSCVYKFRKTIEHDESLEQIYKRIGHVLENRLNIKEFNMFEVNQNTGEVNIIFENKPIYCDPLECCRANRTNTVTNSCQFDEICSKFKKVNKEYICIPYTISHDIELIITLTANTKEEINVIREQIPIIDDYINTAKPEIVSKQLMHILEKSARSDALTGLYNRKFLEESVQTIVSQAKRSEIQYGILMIDIDYFKMVNDTYGHDVGDEAIKVISQTLKENIRSSDVAVRYGGEEFLILLYNCDPEFVEEVAQKIRIAFAGKTISKNNVSFSKTVSIGASVFPLHTENFWECVKYADISLYEAKNTGRDRVIMFSKELLEKSNINENY; from the coding sequence TTGGATACCAGTAAAAAAATCTCACTTCTTCTCATTGCCATCATGTCCTTTCTATTCATTCTTATCATCGCCAATGTTATTTACAACTTCAGAGGATACGGCTTAGCCAGTATCGAAAAAAAAGCACGCGTTGTTGCTGAAATTGTAAAACATTCACTCACTTCACACATGATTAATGGCGTGATGGATAATCGAAAAATCTTTTTAGAACAGATTGAAGATTTAGAAAACATCGATGAAATTTGGTTGGTTCGTTCTCCAACAGTGATTGAACAGTATGGAAAAGGATTTAATGGGGAAACCATGAGAGATACCATTGACCAAAAAGTATTAGAAACGGCTAAAGAGCAAAAGGTCATCAATGAACGACTCTTTGGTGGCAGCAGTTTTCGAATCACCATTCCTTATATCAGTTCCTCAGAGGGAGAAATAAATTGCGTATCCTGCCACAACTCAAAAGATGGGGATGTATTAGGAGCGATTTCTATTTCCATGTCCATGGATGATATTAAAGAGGTGGGTATCAATACCATCACCAACACAGCCATCATTGCTCTTATACTTATGGCCATTATTTTAGTCTTTATCAACCGTGTTATCAATCCATTTTTAATCATCTTTGATGCCATTAAACGTGTAATGAAACGTGCTCAAGAGGGTGATTATACTCAAAGAATTGAGTCAACAAATTCTAAAGAAGGGAAAGATGTCTCTAAATGGATCAACAGCTTCTTGGACAAGTTAGAAAACACACTACAAGATATTCAAAAAGAGATTTCTGTCTTTTTAACCAATAAAAAAGCAGTGGTTGAGGACCCATTGATTAATGTTAATCATGCTGTCAGTAATCTCTCTTGCGTCTATAAGTTTAGAAAAACGATTGAACATGATGAGAGTTTGGAGCAGATTTATAAACGCATCGGTCATGTGTTGGAGAATCGTCTGAATATCAAAGAGTTTAACATGTTTGAAGTAAATCAAAACACGGGTGAAGTTAATATCATATTTGAGAACAAACCGATTTATTGTGACCCACTTGAGTGTTGCAGAGCCAATCGAACCAACACGGTAACCAACTCTTGCCAATTTGATGAGATTTGCAGTAAGTTTAAAAAAGTCAATAAAGAGTATATCTGTATTCCATATACTATTTCACATGACATTGAACTTATCATAACATTAACCGCAAACACCAAAGAGGAGATCAATGTTATAAGAGAGCAAATCCCTATCATTGATGATTATATCAATACAGCCAAACCTGAAATTGTCAGTAAACAGTTGATGCATATCTTAGAAAAATCAGCTCGATCAGATGCTTTAACAGGTCTTTATAACCGTAAGTTCCTTGAAGAATCAGTTCAAACAATTGTCTCACAAGCAAAACGTTCAGAGATACAATACGGTATTTTAATGATTGATATTGACTATTTTAAAATGGTCAATGACACTTATGGTCATGATGTAGGGGATGAAGCAATTAAAGTGATTTCTCAAACGCTCAAAGAGAACATTCGTTCATCGGATGTTGCTGTACGTTACGGAGGAGAAGAGTTTCTTATCTTGCTTTATAATTGTGACCCAGAGTTTGTGGAAGAAGTTGCACAAAAAATTCGTATTGCATTTGCAGGAAAAACCATCAGTAAAAATAATGTCAGCTTCAGTAAAACCGTCAGTATTGGAGCTTCGGTCTTCCCGCTTCACACAGAAAACTTCTGGGAGTGTGTTAAATATGCTGATATTTCTTTATATGAAGCTAAAAATACGGGACGTGATCGCGTCATCATGTTCTCTAAAGAGTTACTTGAAAAAAGTAATATCAACGAAAACTATTAA
- the argB gene encoding acetylglutamate kinase — protein sequence MQKKHTTVETLLEAIPYIKKFYGKTIVIKYGGSAQTSPDLKEKFAQDIALLSLVGIKPVIVHGGGARISELLGKLEINSEFVDGHRVTSEDTMRVVEMVLSGEINKNITSLLNHHGAKAIGISGKDSSIIKAKPKDNGKFGYTGVVTEINEKMINNLIKEGFIPVIAPIADSATPNHPGFNINADVAASKIASAIGAQKVLFLTDTVGVLDKEGKLLNSLDKKDVAKYKADGTIAGGMIPKVDSCIDAIYNGVNKAHIIDGRVEHSILLELFTSDGIGTQFLRKDNPNNGIDMDKLLNDEM from the coding sequence ATGCAAAAAAAACACACAACAGTCGAAACACTGCTTGAAGCAATACCCTACATTAAAAAATTTTATGGAAAAACCATTGTTATTAAATATGGGGGGTCTGCACAAACCAGTCCCGATTTAAAAGAGAAGTTCGCACAAGACATTGCACTTCTGTCTTTAGTAGGGATTAAACCCGTCATAGTTCATGGAGGTGGAGCTCGTATTTCTGAACTGCTTGGAAAACTTGAAATCAACTCTGAGTTTGTAGATGGACACCGAGTTACCAGTGAAGATACCATGCGAGTTGTTGAAATGGTTTTAAGTGGTGAGATTAATAAAAACATCACTTCACTACTGAATCACCACGGTGCAAAAGCGATTGGTATTTCAGGAAAAGACTCTTCTATCATCAAAGCTAAACCTAAAGATAATGGAAAATTTGGATATACGGGTGTGGTCACTGAAATCAACGAAAAGATGATTAATAATCTTATTAAAGAAGGGTTTATCCCTGTTATTGCCCCAATTGCAGACAGTGCGACACCAAATCACCCAGGCTTTAACATCAATGCAGATGTGGCTGCATCTAAAATTGCCAGTGCCATTGGTGCTCAAAAAGTTCTGTTTTTAACCGATACTGTAGGGGTTTTAGATAAAGAGGGAAAACTTCTGAACTCTTTAGATAAAAAAGATGTGGCAAAATATAAAGCCGATGGAACGATTGCAGGTGGCATGATTCCTAAAGTAGATTCATGCATCGATGCCATTTACAATGGAGTCAACAAGGCACACATCATTGATGGTCGAGTAGAACACTCTATTTTATTGGAGCTGTTTACCAGTGATGGTATTGGTACTCAATTTTTAAGAAAAGATAATCCAAACAATGGCATTGATATGGACAAACTTTTAAACGATGAGATGTAA